A stretch of the Elephas maximus indicus isolate mEleMax1 chromosome 3, mEleMax1 primary haplotype, whole genome shotgun sequence genome encodes the following:
- the LOC126071016 gene encoding olfactory receptor 7G3-like, producing LSFTDICFSTTMIPKMLVNLQAQNQSITYAGCLTQTCFVLSFGSLESFLLSVMAYDHYVAICHPLRYTAITNPRLCGLLSLVSLLFSILDALLHSLMLLQLSFCTDLEIPYFFCEVVQVIRVACSETLINNIILCFTASILGALPFSGIIFSYTQIVSSILRIPSAGGKYKAFSTCGSHLSVVSLFYGTTLGAYMSTTFTHSSRKTAVASMLYTVVTPMMNPFIYSLRNRDIKGAFRSIIRYTPAFQ from the coding sequence ctctcatttactgacatctgtttcagcaccACCATGATtccaaagatgctggtgaacctcCAAGCACAGAATCAGAGCATCACTTATGCAGGATGCCTCACCCAGACCTGCTTTGTCCTGAGTTTTGGTAGTTTGGAAAGTTTTCTCCTTTCAGTAATGGCCTATGAccactatgtggccatttgtcacccaCTGAGATACACAGCTATCACAAATCCCCGCCTCTGTGGCCTGCTGAGTCTAGTCTCCTTGCTCTTTAGCATTTTGGATGCTCTGCTCCACAGTCTGATGTTGTTGCAACTGTCCTTCTGCACAGACCTGGAAATTCCTTACTTCTTCTGTGAAGTTGTTCAGGTGATCAGAGTTGCCTGTTCTGAAACCCTCATCAATAACATCATCTTATGTTTTACGGCTAGCATACTGGGTGctcttcctttctctggaatcattttctcttATACTCAAATTGTCTCTTCCATTTTGAGAATACCTTCAGCAGGTGGAAAGTATAAAGCTTTTTCTACCTGTGGTTCTCACCTTTCAGTTGTTTCCTTATTCTATGGGACAACTTTAGGTGCGTATATGAGTACAACATTTACACACTCTTCCAGGAAGACTGCAGTAGCTTCAATGCTGTACACTGTAGTTACTCCCATGATGAATCCCTTCATCTACAGTCTGAGAAACAGGGACATAAAGGGAGCCTTTAGGAGCATTATCAGGTACACACCTGCTTTTCAGTGA
- the LOC126071015 gene encoding olfactory receptor 7G2-like, whose product MLVNLQGQNQSITYPGCLTQVCFVLVFASLESFLLSVMAYDRYVAICHPLRYTAIINPRLCGLLSLVSLLISISDALFLSLMLLRLSFCTDLEIPCFFCEFVQVIKVACFEALINNIILYFAASILGALPFSGIIFSYTQIVSSILRIPSAGGKYKAFSTCGSHLSVVSLFYVSAFGATFTHSSRKTAVASMLYTVVTPMMNPFIYSLRNRDIKGALGNIMRCTPAFQ is encoded by the coding sequence atgctggtgaacctcCAAGGACAGAATCAGAGCATCACTTACCCAGGATGCCTCACCCAGGTCTGCTTTGTGCTGGTTTTTGCTAGTTTGGAAAGTTTTCTCCTTTcagtaatggcctatgaccgctatgtggccatttgtcacccaCTGAGATACACGGCTATCATAAATCCCCGCCTCTGTGGCCTGCTGAGTCTAGTCTCCTTGCTCATTAGCATTTCGGATGCCCTGTTCCTCAGTCTGATGTTGTTGCGACTGTCCTTCTGCACAGACCTGGAAATTCCTTGCTTCTTCTGTGAATTTGTTCAGGTCATCAAAGTTGCCTGTTTTGAAGCCCTCATCAATAACATCATCTTATATTTTGCAGCTAGCATACTGGGTGctcttcctttctctggaatcattttctcttATACTCAAATTGTCTCCTCCATTTTGAGAATACCTTCAGCAGGTGGAAAGTATAAAGCTTTTTctacctgtgggtctcaccttTCAGTTGTTTCCTTATTCTACGTGTCAGCTTTTGGCGCAACATTTACACACTCTTCTAGAAAGACTGCAGTAGCTTCAATGCTGTACACTGTAGTTACTCCCATgatgaaccccttcatctacagcctgagaaacagGGACATAAAGGGAGCCTTGGGGAACATTATGAGGTGCACACCTGCTTTTCAGTGA